DNA from Conexivisphaera calida:
CTCAAGGGGGTTTACAGTTTCAGGAAATCGCCATACATGATGGTCAAGGCCATGCCCATGTCCTACATAGGCCTGGGCACGGCGGCCTTTCTCCACGGGATGTGGGAACAGGTGCCGAACATCGTCGTGCTTTCGCCACTCGTCTCGAGGATCGTCAGGGGAGGGGAAAGGGACGTGGCCGGAATGAAGGTGATTCTAAGGAGGATATCCGACGACATGTTCTTCGGCTACGAGCTCCTCTACCTGGAGGAGATAGGTGGATGGATCAGGATCTCCGATCCTGAGAAGACGGTCGTGGACATGGCGTACTTCAAGGATCCCCTCCTACGGGAGGTGCTCGAAAACGCCGAGGTGGATGGAACGAGGCTGAACGAGTACCTGGGTCTGATGGAGCGGAGAGGGGTGAGGGGATGGAGGAGTGCCCGCAGGATTCTACGGGACGTTGGCGAGAGGACTAGTGCTCAGGCGCGACGCGAGCGGGAAGCCGCATCTTCGCGGTGGACAACATGAAAGGGCGAGGATGATCACGAGTGGGCGCGACCCGTTCCATCCTCAACGTCCAATTGAGAGATGATGGAAACCAGCAATTCGTGTTCTGAGGATTTCAACCGCTCTTCCTCCTCAGCTTCCTATCGAAAGTCAGCAGAGGCAGCCTCAGCCTACGGGCCACCGAGAGGATGAGGAAGTCGTTGAAGTCATCATATCCAGCAATTCTATCCCTATTTTCGACCGCGAAGCGGAGATCGTCCGCGGTATTAACCACGACCTCGACCTTTGGATCGCTCAACACCTCGTCCATGACTTCGAGGTTCACCTCACTCTTTATGAAAAAATATGCCATCTCAGTCAACGAAATCAGAGGGAGATACGCCCTGCTGATTCCCCTCCACTCCTTCAATGCCTCCTTGTGGTGTTCGTGATCCTTGAAAATGACCGCGATCACGAAATTCGTGTCAACTACCGCTTCCAATCTCTCTTCCAGCCTCGTCTATTGCCCGATCTATCTCCTCCTCGGTGATCTTTCTACCTAAAGTGAGGCCCAGGGATGCTATATCGCCGGTCTTCTTGGATATGATTATCTTATCTCCCTCCACTTGAACCAGCAGTTTGGCCCCTATTTCTATGCCAAGCTCCTTCCTAGCCCAATAGGGTATCGTGATCTGATAGTTTCTGGTCACCTTAACCTCTTCCATGACTAGTATCTAGTACTAGTAGCATATAATCATTTCTAAAATGCCGGCGGCTCCGACCATCCCTCCTACGGGAGGTGCTCGAAAACGCCGAGGTGGATGGAACGAGGCTGAACGAGCACCTGGGTCTGATGGAGCGGAGAGGGGTGAGGGGATGGAGGAGTGCCCGCAGGATTCTACGGGACGTTGGCGAGAGGACTAGTGCTCAGGCGCGACGCGAGCGGGAAGCCGCATCTTCGCGGCGGACAACATGAAAGGGCGAGGATCCGCCCGTGGTGAGCGAGGCCATCACCCCCTGGACGGCGAGGAGGAGCTGGACAAGCTCCTGAGAAGGTGGGCGCTGCGATGAAGGCCCATGGCAAGCCCAGGGCCATGTGCTTGGTGGTGCTGACGGCCAAGAAGGACGCCTACATGGGCGCGTCCAAGAGGGCTAAGGAGGCGACGGCGAGGTCGTGGCCGGGAGGCTGGCCGAACAAGTCCACAGTTTACGCCCGGTACTCAGTCCTCACATTCACGCCGCGGCATCGACCACCTCTCGCTCTGCACCAGTTTGTCCACTGGAGTCCTCACACTACAAGCCTTACCAGCGCGTCAGTCAAGCAAATCACTTATCTGCATCCTGAACGCAATAGAACCCTGTGAGTGTGAGGATAACCATTTTGGTGGATAACTACGCATCAATGCCCATATCACTGAGGGCGAGACTGCTGGCGGAGTGGGGATTCTCGGCGTACCTACACGAGCCCAGGATCCTGTTCGACACGGGATTGAGCGGTTACGCGCTGATCAACAACGCGCGGGCCCTGGGCATCGATCCAGACGAGCCAGAGTATCTGGTCCTGAGCCACAGGCATCTGGACCACACGGGCGGCGTCATCAAGTTCCTCGGTGTTAGATCCAGGCCGTTGAAGATCGTTGCGCATGAGAACCTGTTCGCCAGGGCGATCTCAGCCGACGAGAAGGGCACGATCGACGTCGGGGTCAACTTCACGAACGAGGATCTCAGGAGGAGGAACGTAGAGCTGATTTTGATACGGGATCCGTACTCACTCCCCGGAGGTGTCGTGGTCTCGGGGGAGATCCCCAGGAAGTGGGGGCCGAGCCACGCGGGAGGCGTCGGCGATGCGGTTCCGGACGACATGGCGCTCTACATTGACACTCCGAGGGGACTCGTGATCCTGACTGGCTGCGGGCACTCAGGGCCGGAGAACATAGTGGAGTACGGGCTTCAGCTGACGGGCGCTGAAAGCATCCGCGCGATCATCGGGGGCCTGCACTTCATGGGTCTCGACGAGGACAGGATGGGGGAGGCCGCGGATTATTTGGCCAGCAAGAAGCCGGAGCTCGTGGTGGGAACGCACTGCACGGGCATCGTAGGCCAGGCCGTCATCTGGGAACGCATGCGCAATTCCTTCGCGCTCGGAGGAGTCGGTGCGTCATTTGAAATTTGACCTCCAGCGGCCGTCTCCGCCAGATGCAATGGGCCCCGCCAGCGCCTATCGGCTCAGAGCGCCGAGCGCGATCGGGGCGGAGAATTGCCGGATTCACCCGCGCGGCAATTTCGCCGCGTGAACGGTCATCCTCATGCTGTGTGGCGCGACGGCAGGCGCCATCGTTCTCGCAGCGCGTCGCTGAGGTCGCTGACCACGTCCATCAGGTTGGCGTACTCGGCGAACCACCGGGTGGCCTCCATGTAGCTATAGACGGCCCCGTCCTTTACCCAGGATATGAAGGCGGATCCCACCTTGCCCACGTACTTCCTGAAGTCCTCCAGCTCATCGTTCAGCTCCCTCGCCATCTTCGACATCTCCTTGTCCTCGAAGGACTCGGGGTCCAGCTTCGCGCCGTCGATCACGGAATCGCTCATGACCAGCCTGCCTATGATGACCATGGACACCCCGAGGTCCTTCGCGAGCGTGAGGAACTTCACGTAGTCGCCCTGCTCGTTGTCCCAGTGCACAGCAGGCGCCGACGATTCGTCTACCGTGCCGTAGAAGACCTTGAGGCCCAGGGACTTGGCCTTGGCAACGAACTTGTCCACGTTGATCTCGTCGTCCACGCCTCGACTAGGCAGGCGGTCTATAATAGGATTGCCGACGAGAGATCTGGACTCGCGATTGTCGGATAGGTCCTATAGTACCAAGCAGCAATGTTTTTACTGGTGGTGGTACCAGTAACTGGTGGTGGTACCAGTAACTGGTGGTGGTACCAGTGCTGTTCGACCTCATGCCAAAGAGGAGGAGGAAGGATCTCTACGACTTCGAGGACGAGATGCGCGCCCTCATGGATGCGTACGCCGGCGGCAGGCTGGTCGTCATCACGGCGCTCAGGAGGATGGGCAAGACCAGCCTCCTCCTCACCTCGCTGAATGAGGGCAAGCTGCCCTACGTGTTCCTGGACGCCAGAAGGGTGGTGGGCACACCGGGCGTGAGGGGGCTGGCGGAGGAGCTCGAGAGGGGGGTGAACGAGTTCGTGGCGAGCCGCTCACCGGTGTCTGTGAGGTTCCTGGAGCTCCTGAGGGGGGTCCGGGGGGTGGATGTGGACCTCGCGAGGCCGTCGGTCAGCGTGCACTGGGGCAGGAAGGACCGCGTCGACGTGGCCACGGCGCTGGAGCGTCTGGACGAGGCGGCGCGTGGGGCCGGGACCAGAATCGTCGTGGCGCTGGATGAGGCGCAGGAGCTCAGGGCCGCGGCGCCGTGGCTCCCCCGCCTGCTGGCCTACGCGTACGATCACCTGGAGGGGATAGTGCTGGCCATCAGCGGCTCACAGGTTGGAGTCCTCCGCGATTTCCTGGGAATTGATGACCCACACGGCGCCCTCTACGGCAGATTCCTCCACGAGGTCAGGCTCAGGAGGCTGTCGCGCGAGGAGGCCCTGGACTTCCTGAGGAGGGGGTTCTCCGAGGTCGAAGTCACACCGTCCGAGGGCGTGCTGCAGGAGGCCGTGGAGCACTTCGACGGCATAATAGGCTGGCTGGCATACTTCGGCTGGAGCTACTCCAGGGGGATGGGCGACGTGGGGTCCATACTGGACATGGCGGCGAGACAGGAGGCGGAGGAGCTGAGGGGGTTCCTCTCGAGATCCTTGGCTGCGAGGAGGTACCGCGCGATACTCAGGGCCGCGACGAGGGGACCGGCCAGCTGGAGCTCTCTGAAGGGCGCCGTCGAGGCGGAGGATGGTGTGGAGATGGATCCGCACAACTTCAACGAACTGCTCCAGAGGCTCGTTAAGATGGGGTTCCTGGAGAGGGAAGGGAACGGGCTCTACGTTTTCGCGGATCGCGTGCTCGCGACAGCTGCAGCGAAGTACCTCTGAGCGCGCCTCACCACCCACCGCTGAAGCCGGCTTTCCCGGTCGTGGTTTCCTTCTCTATAGATGAGGAGGATGAGGCTCCATGGTCCCCGCGGCGGCTTCCGCCCGATCTAGTCGGTATGTCCGGCGCGCCGTTCAGGTCGCTGTGCAGCACGTGATCGCCGATTGAGTATTGGATGGCGCAGCGGCTCGAGATCCCGCGCTCGGAGATCCAGCAGCACTTAAGTATCAGGGGTGATACTTAGTATCAGGGGTGATACCTTTGCTGTTCTCTACCGAGCCGAAGGATTCCATCGAGGACCTCTTCGACAGGGAACGCGAGGTGGAGAAGTTGAAGAACAGCCTGAAGGAGCGCATGACGCTGATACTGGGGCCCAGGAGGATAGGGAAGTCCAGCCTAGTCCTCTCCACGCTCAATTCGCTCGGCGTCAATTTCATTTTCGTGGACGTGAGAAGGGCATATGATGACGTCTCCAGGAAGGTCCCCGCGGAAAGGCTCTACGAGGAGATGCGCTCATCGCTTCTAAGGCTCAGCAAGAGGGAGCGCGTGAAGGATATCATCGGCAGATTGAATGTATCATTGGAATATCCCGTCGGGGCGAGGATCCCCATTGAGGAAATTAAGAACAACATACTAAAAATATTCGAGACATTGAATGATATAGGAGGAGCGATTGTCGTATTCGACGAGGCGCAGTACCTGAGATATTCGACCGTGGGATTGAGACCCGTGCTCGCACATGTCTACGACTACATGGACGGGATCACCACGATCCTGACGGGGAGCGAGGTGGGGCTGCTGCACGACTTCGTGGGCGTCGACGATCCCGACTCGGAGCTCTACGGCAGATATCACTCGAGTATAGAGCTCAAGCCGCTGGACAGGGAGAAGTCGAGGGAATTCCTGAGGAGGGGATTCGGGGAGCTGGGGATCGACGTTGATGAGGGCGTCCTGGAGAGGGCGGTCTCGGAGCTGGACGGGATCATAGGCTGGCTGGTCTACTTCGGGAAGCTCTACGCGGACAGGGGCGAGGAGGCCCTGGAGGACGTCAGGTCCATGGGGGCCAGGTTGTTGAGGAAGGAGCTGGACGAGGTGTTCTCGAGGAGCCCCTACTACGCCCATATCATGAAGGCGATAGCGACCCTGGGAAGGGCCAGGTGGAAGAACGTCCTCAACTACGTGGCGGCGCAGGTGGGCAGGGCCAGCAACGTTACCGTGTCCAGGAATCTGAGGAACCTGATCAAGATGGGATTCGTGGAGAAGGATGGAGACGAGTACCTGATAGCGGATCCCATCGTGAGATACGCGATGCTGGAG
Protein-coding regions in this window:
- a CDS encoding PIN domain-containing protein, which produces MEAVVDTNFVIAVIFKDHEHHKEALKEWRGISRAYLPLISLTEMAYFFIKSEVNLEVMDEVLSDPKVEVVVNTADDLRFAVENRDRIAGYDDFNDFLILSVARRLRLPLLTFDRKLRRKSG
- a CDS encoding AAA family ATPase yields the protein MLFSTEPKDSIEDLFDREREVEKLKNSLKERMTLILGPRRIGKSSLVLSTLNSLGVNFIFVDVRRAYDDVSRKVPAERLYEEMRSSLLRLSKRERVKDIIGRLNVSLEYPVGARIPIEEIKNNILKIFETLNDIGGAIVVFDEAQYLRYSTVGLRPVLAHVYDYMDGITTILTGSEVGLLHDFVGVDDPDSELYGRYHSSIELKPLDREKSREFLRRGFGELGIDVDEGVLERAVSELDGIIGWLVYFGKLYADRGEEALEDVRSMGARLLRKELDEVFSRSPYYAHIMKAIATLGRARWKNVLNYVAAQVGRASNVTVSRNLRNLIKMGFVEKDGDEYLIADPIVRYAMLEGY
- a CDS encoding AbrB/MazE/SpoVT family DNA-binding domain-containing protein, which encodes MEEVKVTRNYQITIPYWARKELGIEIGAKLLVQVEGDKIIISKKTGDIASLGLTLGRKITEEEIDRAIDEAGREIGSGS
- a CDS encoding AAA family ATPase, with translation MVVPVLFDLMPKRRRKDLYDFEDEMRALMDAYAGGRLVVITALRRMGKTSLLLTSLNEGKLPYVFLDARRVVGTPGVRGLAEELERGVNEFVASRSPVSVRFLELLRGVRGVDVDLARPSVSVHWGRKDRVDVATALERLDEAARGAGTRIVVALDEAQELRAAAPWLPRLLAYAYDHLEGIVLAISGSQVGVLRDFLGIDDPHGALYGRFLHEVRLRRLSREEALDFLRRGFSEVEVTPSEGVLQEAVEHFDGIIGWLAYFGWSYSRGMGDVGSILDMAARQEAEELRGFLSRSLAARRYRAILRAATRGPASWSSLKGAVEAEDGVEMDPHNFNELLQRLVKMGFLEREGNGLYVFADRVLATAAAKYL
- a CDS encoding type IV toxin-antitoxin system AbiEi family antitoxin domain-containing protein is translated as MPRIKYAGLIERLRRSDLFTFRLLEGEVGRDYAKILVHNLRRRGEIVELLKGVYSFRKSPYMMVKAMPMSYIGLGTAAFLHGMWEQVPNIVVLSPLVSRIVRGGERDVAGMKVILRRISDDMFFGYELLYLEEIGGWIRISDPEKTVVDMAYFKDPLLREVLENAEVDGTRLNEYLGLMERRGVRGWRSARRILRDVGERTSAQARREREAASSRWTT
- a CDS encoding MBL fold metallo-hydrolase — encoded protein: MSVRITILVDNYASMPISLRARLLAEWGFSAYLHEPRILFDTGLSGYALINNARALGIDPDEPEYLVLSHRHLDHTGGVIKFLGVRSRPLKIVAHENLFARAISADEKGTIDVGVNFTNEDLRRRNVELILIRDPYSLPGGVVVSGEIPRKWGPSHAGGVGDAVPDDMALYIDTPRGLVILTGCGHSGPENIVEYGLQLTGAESIRAIIGGLHFMGLDEDRMGEAADYLASKKPELVVGTHCTGIVGQAVIWERMRNSFALGGVGASFEI